From Pan troglodytes isolate AG18354 chromosome 11, NHGRI_mPanTro3-v2.0_pri, whole genome shotgun sequence, the proteins below share one genomic window:
- the LOC129135966 gene encoding prothymosin alpha-like translates to MSDAAVDTSSEIIAKDLKEKKEVVKAAENGRDAPANGNANEENGEQEADNEVDEEGEESGEEEEEEKEGDGEEEDGDEDEEAESATGKRAAEDDEDDDVDTKKQKTDKDD, encoded by the coding sequence ATGTCAGATGCAGCTGTAGACACCAGCTCTGAAATCATTGCCAAGGActtaaaggagaagaaggaagttgTGAAAGCGGCGGAAAATGGAAGAGACGCCCCTGCTAACGGGAATGCTAATGAGGAAAATGGGGAGCAGGAGGCTGACAATGAGGTAGatgaagaaggggaagaaagtggggaggaagaggaggaggaaaaagaaggtgATGGTGAGGAAGAGGATGGAGATGAAGACGAGGAAGCTGAGTCTGCTACAGGCAAGCGGGCAgctgaagatgatgaggatgatgatgtcgATACCAAGAAGCAGAAGACCGACAAGGATGACTAg